In the genome of Xanthobacteraceae bacterium, one region contains:
- the ilvN gene encoding acetolactate synthase small subunit, whose amino-acid sequence MAVIPTTTHYPSPQTDEREQRRTLSVLVDNEPGVLARVIGLFSGRGYNIDSLTVSETEHEKHLSRITIATTGKPMVIEQIKHQLERLVPVHRVVDLTESGRALERELALIKVKGKGDNRVEALRLADAFRARVIDATTESFIFELTGKSDKIDQFLVLMAPLGLVECSRTGIAAIARGPEGM is encoded by the coding sequence ATGGCCGTGATCCCGACCACAACGCACTATCCGTCGCCGCAAACCGACGAGCGCGAGCAGCGCCGTACGCTATCGGTCCTCGTGGATAACGAGCCGGGCGTGCTCGCGCGCGTCATCGGCCTGTTCTCCGGCCGCGGCTACAACATCGACAGCCTTACCGTGTCGGAGACCGAGCACGAGAAGCATCTTTCGCGCATCACGATTGCGACCACTGGCAAGCCGATGGTGATCGAGCAGATCAAGCATCAGCTCGAGCGTCTTGTGCCGGTGCACCGCGTCGTCGATCTCACCGAAAGCGGCCGTGCGCTGGAGCGCGAACTTGCGCTGATCAAGGTGAAGGGCAAGGGCGACAACCGTGTCGAGGCGCTGCGTCTCGCCGACGCTTTCCGCGCACGCGTGATCGACGCTACCACCGAGAGCTTCATCTTCGAACTGACCGGCAAGTCGGACAAGATCGACCAGTTTCTGGTCCTGATGGCGCCGCTCGGCCTCGTGGAATGTTCGCGCACCGGCATTGCCGCCATCGCGCGCGGCCCTGAGGGAATGT